In a genomic window of Phenylobacterium koreense:
- a CDS encoding S9 family peptidase — MDDLLNQESFGQISLDPAGRYAAVERRGPYAAGARFDLGHQAPQAGTRLFLISLDAPTEARELMAQPSGYGYLLGPWSPDGRQLAVYRLGAEQWELGVLDLASGRVRWLGLIPASLPGRNVEWRSPSELIVLASAKPPAELRRISEAAHQMPPRWSASAGGRGAHTAIGSGVWRNLSPGPEPTQVVDVDVSTGRARVVRVGAFVDLKLSPSGAQIALLERGEPLQPANGRSPQGDWGVAAQARRLGLLDLHSGVLAYPCSGRDVLETLLSWSPTSDRLLIFARPDQAPWSKGEFYSVEGGSNRCQRLAGRGFSPALRRRPEAIETAWLGDWPIVRGQSLARREGRLDWWRLSSDLPVNLTAQMPEAPRLLGSQDGDLVLLAASRLWRMDAKGGLEPQPGQALGAVAWRPPERPDGGRELGRALLLTEAGRPSLRTLKGPIGLDLETGETVVGFSAAKRVLLVTSSTPSGVSLLKARRAGKAPAVAMRLNRRLADTDPMRVLPIAHSGPDGKALLSWLYLPAPGACRPALVVRPYLGDNYRSPPSSRPPVLGLVADTRVLVGRGYGVLLPSLPLAMSQRDPLEGLAKRILDVVDAAARQAPGQFDPERLAIWGHSYGGYAALGTIGQTDRFKAAISMNAPTDLISIYGSFQPSWRSSPEDGVWPSWPAGWAEDSQGRMGAPPWQVPDRYIANSPLFWAMNIHTPVMLVHADQDPVPLNQAEEMFSALYRQNKDAVLVTYWGEGHIVASPGNVRDLYRRASDWLDYYLRPPAQNWRRPACPESGT; from the coding sequence GTGGACGATCTGCTGAACCAGGAGTCGTTCGGCCAGATTTCTCTCGATCCGGCAGGCCGATACGCCGCGGTGGAGCGGCGCGGGCCTTACGCCGCTGGCGCGCGCTTTGATCTAGGCCACCAGGCGCCCCAAGCGGGAACTCGCCTTTTTCTGATCTCGCTGGACGCGCCAACCGAGGCCAGAGAGCTGATGGCCCAGCCTTCGGGCTATGGCTATCTGCTTGGTCCCTGGTCGCCTGACGGACGTCAGCTTGCCGTCTACAGGCTAGGCGCCGAGCAGTGGGAGTTGGGCGTGCTCGATCTGGCGTCGGGCCGCGTCAGATGGCTGGGCCTCATTCCCGCGTCCCTCCCAGGGCGCAACGTCGAATGGCGTTCTCCAAGCGAACTTATCGTCCTGGCCAGCGCCAAGCCGCCGGCGGAATTGCGCCGTATCTCCGAGGCGGCGCATCAAATGCCGCCCCGCTGGAGCGCCAGTGCGGGCGGGCGCGGCGCGCACACCGCCATCGGCAGCGGCGTCTGGCGAAACCTCTCGCCCGGACCTGAGCCGACCCAGGTGGTGGACGTGGACGTTTCCACCGGGCGGGCGAGGGTCGTGCGCGTTGGGGCTTTTGTTGATCTGAAGCTCTCCCCGTCCGGAGCGCAGATCGCGTTGCTCGAACGCGGCGAACCGTTGCAACCGGCCAACGGGCGCAGCCCACAAGGCGACTGGGGCGTGGCCGCGCAGGCGCGCCGACTTGGCCTGCTAGATCTGCACAGCGGAGTGCTGGCCTATCCTTGCAGCGGGCGCGACGTGCTCGAGACGCTTCTCAGTTGGTCCCCAACCTCAGACCGCCTCCTGATCTTTGCGCGTCCCGATCAGGCTCCCTGGTCCAAAGGAGAATTCTACAGTGTGGAGGGCGGCTCGAACCGCTGTCAGCGCTTGGCCGGTCGCGGATTTTCGCCGGCCCTGCGCCGGCGACCTGAAGCGATCGAGACGGCTTGGCTGGGGGACTGGCCCATCGTCCGCGGGCAGAGCCTGGCCAGACGGGAAGGTCGCTTGGACTGGTGGCGCCTTTCCAGCGACCTCCCAGTCAATCTCACCGCTCAAATGCCGGAGGCCCCCCGTCTGCTCGGGTCTCAAGATGGCGATCTCGTGTTGCTGGCCGCCTCACGACTTTGGCGCATGGACGCCAAGGGAGGGCTTGAGCCCCAGCCCGGACAAGCGCTCGGCGCCGTGGCGTGGCGGCCCCCGGAACGACCGGACGGAGGCCGCGAGCTTGGCCGCGCCTTGCTGCTGACCGAGGCCGGTAGGCCGAGCCTACGGACGCTGAAGGGGCCGATCGGCCTTGACCTTGAGACCGGAGAGACCGTGGTGGGGTTCAGCGCAGCCAAGAGGGTGCTGCTGGTCACCAGCTCGACGCCCTCGGGGGTGAGCCTCTTGAAGGCGCGCAGGGCGGGAAAAGCGCCTGCCGTGGCGATGCGTCTGAACCGGCGGCTTGCCGATACCGACCCGATGCGCGTCTTGCCCATCGCGCATTCCGGGCCTGACGGTAAGGCCCTGTTGAGCTGGCTCTATCTACCGGCCCCCGGCGCCTGCAGGCCAGCGCTCGTGGTGCGTCCCTATCTTGGCGATAACTATCGCAGCCCGCCCTCGTCTCGACCGCCTGTGCTGGGCTTGGTCGCCGATACTCGTGTGCTGGTGGGCCGTGGCTATGGCGTTTTGCTCCCGAGCCTGCCGCTTGCGATGAGCCAGCGCGATCCATTGGAGGGCTTGGCCAAGCGCATCCTTGATGTTGTCGACGCCGCCGCGCGGCAGGCGCCAGGCCAGTTTGATCCTGAACGTCTGGCGATCTGGGGACATAGCTATGGCGGTTATGCCGCCTTGGGAACGATCGGGCAGACCGACAGGTTCAAGGCCGCCATTTCGATGAATGCGCCGACCGACCTCATCAGCATCTACGGAAGCTTCCAGCCGAGTTGGCGATCAAGCCCGGAAGACGGCGTCTGGCCAAGCTGGCCGGCGGGCTGGGCCGAGGACTCGCAAGGTCGTATGGGCGCTCCGCCCTGGCAGGTCCCTGATCGCTATATCGCCAACAGCCCGCTCTTTTGGGCCATGAACATTCATACGCCGGTCATGCTCGTCCACGCCGATCAAGATCCGGTCCCGCTCAATCAGGCCGAGGAGATGTTCTCAGCGCTCTATCGTCAGAACAAAGACGCCGTTTTGGTCACCTATTGGGGGGAAGGACACATCGTGGCCAGCCCTGGTAATGTTCGCGACCTCTATCGACGGGCGAGCGACTGGCTGGACTATTATCTGCGCCCGCCCGCCCAGAACTGGCGACGTCCTGCCTGCCCAGAGTCGGGAACGTAA
- a CDS encoding TonB-dependent receptor, whose protein sequence is MDKLAAQTHQQVLYPSELVAGRQTGALRGAFTPQEALSRLLVGSDIEVTRTQEGVLVLRRAQPAPASPSTPPARDIDSSARSVPPESGRVGLESSSSSVDAAASAPELIAEVTVIGSLIRGVTDTPSPVLILDRTQIERSGYTTVAAALAALPQNFAGSVNEGLNNNGGERQGSNSHFGSGLNLRGLGSDATLVLVNGRRMGGAGSNAEFADISTIPTAAIERVELLLDGASALYGADAVGGVVNIILKKRFEGAETRLSSGIATAGEPSEFQFAQTFGRSWSGGGGLISYEYYQRDRLRSADREIARDADLRRLGGSDQRSNFAYPGNILRLDPVTGANAPYWAIPVDQDGTSLGPDDFTPGTVNLRNQRLGVDVLPHQERHSLYATARQALTERIELSGDVRYGRRKYEAASSTNTGLISVSRANPFFVSPNGAASHSIQYAFAELPNARAAGLAESLGISLGLDADLWGDWRAEVYGAYAREIGRSNNTGLLNTIAVGEALGLSPDRPDTPYSPALDGYFNPFTGRPANSDVVLGYIGGGYQKIRNRGVVRSLNIKADGSLLTLPAGSIKLALGAQHREEGFTRGGVNYTTSVAPIPLASVDVARKVDAGFAELRIPLFDEANRRSGMERLELSLAGRLERYSDFGWTGNPKVGALWSPVQGLLIRASYGRSFRAPALRELSDPASNSSSLLPSGAARIGTLIQSGGNPDLDPETADSYTVGFELAPRRLSGLRLGFNWFDIRFKDRIDRPVQANIQTALDDANVSTFVRRISPATNAADRALIAALLADPATRTVLGPPEAYGAIVDSRYVNTASLRVSGIDLSAAYEHAFGDDVVAISGAASHLYRYEQTVTPTSAPVDLVGIATYPLDWRARGTLDWRRGALGAGASVNYTSAYQDALGAPIDAMTTFDLQLRFQAPSGSPLAGLSATLNIRNLFDKRPPFYDNTSGVAYDTANGDPIGRFMSLQLTKAW, encoded by the coding sequence TTGGACAAGCTGGCCGCCCAGACCCATCAGCAGGTCCTTTACCCCTCCGAGCTGGTGGCCGGCCGGCAGACCGGCGCGCTGCGCGGAGCGTTCACACCGCAGGAGGCGCTTTCACGCTTGCTCGTGGGCAGCGATATCGAGGTCACGCGCACGCAGGAAGGCGTCCTGGTGCTACGGCGCGCACAACCGGCTCCAGCATCGCCGTCGACGCCGCCTGCCAGGGACATCGATAGTTCCGCTAGGAGCGTTCCACCGGAAAGCGGACGGGTCGGCCTTGAGTCCTCGTCTTCCTCGGTCGACGCGGCTGCGAGCGCGCCGGAGCTGATCGCTGAAGTCACGGTCATCGGGTCGTTGATCCGGGGCGTAACCGACACGCCTTCGCCGGTGCTGATCTTGGATCGCACCCAGATCGAGCGCTCTGGTTACACGACCGTGGCTGCGGCTCTGGCGGCGCTGCCGCAGAATTTCGCCGGAAGCGTCAACGAGGGACTGAACAATAACGGCGGCGAACGTCAGGGCAGCAATTCCCATTTCGGAAGCGGATTGAACCTGCGCGGCCTGGGCAGTGATGCGACACTGGTGCTCGTGAACGGTCGACGGATGGGCGGGGCCGGTTCGAACGCCGAGTTCGCCGACATCTCCACCATCCCGACGGCGGCCATCGAACGGGTTGAGCTTCTGCTTGACGGGGCCTCGGCGCTTTACGGCGCCGACGCCGTCGGCGGCGTCGTCAACATCATCCTGAAGAAGAGGTTCGAGGGCGCAGAAACGCGCCTTTCAAGCGGGATCGCCACGGCAGGCGAGCCTTCGGAATTCCAGTTCGCTCAGACCTTTGGTCGAAGCTGGTCCGGCGGCGGCGGATTGATCTCCTATGAATACTACCAGCGAGATCGCCTGCGTTCGGCCGACCGGGAGATCGCCAGAGATGCCGACCTTCGGCGTCTCGGAGGTTCCGACCAACGCAGCAATTTCGCCTATCCCGGCAATATCCTCAGGCTGGATCCAGTCACCGGCGCCAATGCGCCCTATTGGGCCATTCCGGTCGATCAGGACGGTACGAGCCTTGGCCCAGACGACTTCACGCCCGGGACCGTCAATTTGCGCAACCAGCGTCTGGGGGTGGATGTCCTGCCCCATCAGGAGCGGCACAGTCTCTATGCGACGGCCAGGCAAGCGCTCACCGAACGGATCGAGCTCTCGGGCGACGTGCGCTATGGGCGGCGCAAATATGAGGCGGCGTCATCGACCAATACCGGCTTGATCAGCGTTTCACGAGCCAATCCGTTCTTCGTTTCGCCAAACGGGGCGGCCAGCCACAGCATCCAATACGCCTTCGCCGAACTGCCGAACGCTCGCGCGGCGGGTTTAGCCGAGAGCCTTGGGATCTCGCTGGGCCTGGATGCAGATCTTTGGGGAGACTGGCGCGCCGAGGTCTATGGCGCTTATGCGCGCGAGATCGGCCGATCCAACAATACCGGGCTGCTCAACACCATTGCCGTGGGAGAGGCCCTGGGTTTGAGCCCTGATCGTCCGGACACCCCCTATAGCCCGGCGTTGGACGGCTACTTCAATCCCTTCACCGGCCGACCGGCCAACTCCGATGTCGTGCTCGGCTATATCGGCGGCGGCTACCAGAAAATCCGCAACAGGGGCGTTGTCCGCTCCTTGAACATCAAGGCCGATGGCTCGCTCCTGACCTTGCCCGCAGGTTCGATCAAGCTCGCGCTTGGGGCCCAGCACAGGGAAGAGGGCTTTACGCGGGGCGGGGTGAACTACACCACGAGCGTCGCGCCGATCCCGCTGGCCTCGGTGGATGTCGCGCGCAAGGTCGACGCCGGCTTCGCCGAATTGCGCATCCCACTTTTCGATGAAGCCAACCGCCGCTCCGGGATGGAGCGCCTGGAGCTCTCGCTCGCCGGGCGTCTAGAGCGCTACAGCGATTTCGGATGGACCGGGAACCCGAAGGTGGGTGCGCTGTGGTCACCGGTTCAGGGCCTGCTTATACGGGCGAGCTATGGGCGCTCTTTCCGGGCGCCGGCGCTGCGGGAGCTAAGCGATCCGGCGAGCAATTCCTCCTCACTGCTGCCGTCAGGGGCTGCGCGGATTGGAACGCTCATCCAGTCGGGCGGCAATCCAGACCTCGATCCGGAGACCGCCGATTCCTACACGGTGGGCTTTGAGCTCGCCCCTAGGCGGCTCAGCGGCCTGCGGCTCGGCTTCAACTGGTTCGACATCCGCTTCAAGGATCGCATCGACCGTCCTGTTCAGGCCAATATCCAGACGGCCCTGGACGATGCGAACGTCTCCACCTTCGTGCGCCGCATCTCGCCGGCCACCAATGCGGCCGACCGGGCGCTCATCGCCGCCCTGCTGGCCGATCCGGCCACGCGCACGGTGCTCGGTCCGCCCGAGGCCTACGGAGCGATCGTCGATTCCCGCTATGTGAACACGGCCTCGCTGCGGGTGAGCGGGATCGACCTTAGCGCCGCCTACGAACATGCCTTCGGTGACGATGTCGTCGCCATCAGCGGCGCCGCCAGCCATCTCTATCGCTACGAGCAGACGGTGACCCCGACCTCGGCGCCTGTCGATCTCGTCGGGATTGCGACCTACCCACTCGATTGGCGCGCCAGGGGGACGCTCGATTGGCGGCGGGGGGCTCTCGGCGCAGGGGCCTCGGTCAATTACACTTCGGCCTACCAGGACGCCCTGGGCGCGCCGATCGATGCAATGACCACCTTCGATCTGCAACTGCGCTTCCAGGCGCCCAGCGGTTCGCCGCTCGCAGGTCTGTCGGCGACGCTCAATATTCGCAACCTCTTCGACAAGCGTCCGCCGTTCTACGACAACACCTCCGGCGTGGCCTACGACACGGCCAACGGCGATCCGATCGGCCGTTTCATGTCTCTGCAACTGACTAAGGCCTGGTGA
- a CDS encoding FecR family protein, with the protein MALAALSFAAVALIIVMATRGPAYSTDVGAQQVVRLEDGSVVRLNTDSKVRVRYGQHVRRLVLERGQAYFEVAHDGGRPFVVEAGDAQVRALGTKFDVQRTEGKTRVTLVEGRVEVARAGTPSAWTLKPNEQITLGEAAPRPGPADVPQATSWTIGRLRFLDTPLVKAVDEVNRYSRTKIVLDAGDVAQVRINGAFETGDTAAFVSAVTELFGLTAARTDDRIVLRADAAARGGKNSTPGSSQSEGLARLPG; encoded by the coding sequence ATGGCCCTGGCGGCCCTGTCCTTCGCCGCCGTTGCGCTGATCATTGTGATGGCGACGCGTGGGCCGGCCTACTCAACCGACGTCGGGGCCCAGCAGGTCGTGCGCCTGGAGGATGGCTCGGTGGTGCGCCTGAACACCGATAGCAAGGTGCGCGTCCGCTACGGCCAACACGTGCGCCGATTGGTGCTCGAGCGGGGCCAGGCCTATTTCGAGGTCGCGCACGATGGGGGCCGGCCTTTCGTGGTCGAAGCTGGCGACGCGCAGGTGCGCGCCCTTGGGACCAAGTTCGATGTCCAGCGCACCGAGGGGAAGACCCGTGTGACCTTGGTCGAAGGACGTGTGGAAGTCGCACGCGCCGGCACGCCCAGCGCCTGGACCCTAAAGCCGAACGAGCAGATTACGCTTGGCGAAGCTGCGCCAAGGCCGGGGCCGGCCGACGTTCCTCAGGCCACGAGCTGGACAATCGGACGCCTGCGTTTTCTCGACACGCCGTTGGTCAAGGCGGTGGATGAGGTCAATCGGTACAGCCGCACGAAGATCGTGCTCGATGCGGGCGATGTGGCGCAGGTGCGCATCAACGGCGCATTCGAGACGGGCGATACGGCCGCATTCGTTTCGGCCGTCACCGAGCTCTTCGGCCTTACGGCAGCCAGGACGGACGACCGCATTGTCCTGCGGGCCGACGCCGCCGCGCGCGGCGGAAAAAATTCCACACCGGGAAGTTCGCAATCGGAGGGTCTGGCGCGTCTTCCTGGGTGA
- a CDS encoding RNA polymerase sigma factor yields the protein MSRHWGAARARRSQEHDVAQATSLRVGSAPSNVADQLRCARLDELYRRHADWLRKSLQRRYGAQWADDLTQETFFRAAAYANGDIDMPRALLITIAKNVARDQFRRGQVRADHAALFEGVDLAHPGTFGTIDDDYHVREVIKSLPPKFREVILLSKIGGLTNREIAQRCKVSVRAIDKRLQKAMALVVARLRD from the coding sequence ATGTCCCGTCACTGGGGGGCTGCGCGTGCGCGTCGGTCCCAGGAGCACGATGTCGCGCAGGCGACATCGCTGCGTGTCGGTTCGGCGCCGAGCAACGTGGCAGACCAGCTCAGATGCGCCAGGCTCGACGAACTTTATCGGCGCCATGCCGACTGGCTTCGTAAGTCCCTGCAGCGGCGTTATGGCGCTCAATGGGCCGATGATTTGACCCAGGAAACCTTCTTCCGGGCGGCGGCCTACGCCAACGGGGATATCGACATGCCAAGGGCGCTGCTGATCACCATCGCCAAGAATGTCGCACGAGATCAATTCCGGCGTGGCCAGGTCCGCGCCGATCACGCTGCGCTTTTCGAAGGCGTAGACCTGGCCCATCCTGGGACGTTCGGGACGATAGACGACGACTACCATGTGCGTGAGGTGATCAAGTCGTTACCTCCCAAGTTCAGGGAGGTGATCTTGTTGAGCAAGATCGGCGGCTTGACGAACCGCGAAATCGCGCAACGCTGTAAAGTGTCGGTCCGCGCTATCGACAAGCGGCTCCAGAAGGCGATGGCTCTCGTTGTAGCGCGACTTCGCGATTGA
- a CDS encoding YciI family protein has translation MTKYLISFPSEAMVVTPEELPIVADAARAVIEEAKAAGVYVFGGGIHEQVDPVLVSGDGSVSTEIYRGSHLKGGFTVLELPTREDAVAWARKIAVACRCSQELREFMYDPAS, from the coding sequence ATGACCAAATATCTGATCTCGTTTCCCAGCGAAGCCATGGTGGTCACTCCCGAGGAGTTGCCGATCGTCGCCGACGCGGCGCGGGCCGTGATCGAAGAAGCCAAGGCGGCCGGGGTCTACGTGTTCGGCGGCGGAATCCACGAGCAGGTCGATCCGGTGTTGGTCTCCGGCGACGGGTCGGTTTCCACGGAGATCTATCGCGGCAGTCACCTCAAGGGCGGCTTCACCGTGCTCGAGTTGCCGACGCGCGAAGACGCCGTCGCCTGGGCGCGAAAAATCGCGGTCGCCTGCCGTTGCTCGCAGGAACTGCGCGAGTTCATGTACGACCCGGCGAGCTGA
- a CDS encoding M48 family metallopeptidase, with protein sequence MGERREGVITACGCRRGPVRVSRRNLLAVLASGAALVACSENAATGRSQFAVVPDETLREMADQAWADLINQTPTSTDTAMQARLERVGRRIVQASGRTDLDWRFVVFDRPEINAFVLPNGKVAAFKGLMDFARDDDELAGVLGHEVGHILARHPAERVSQQLAVQVGVGVLQAILANGDYGQHAGEIAGALGMGAVYGVILPYSRNHELEADRLGVDLAQRAGLDPAGAIRFFERMAIEGRKQPEPPEVLSTHPADAHRLAVLKEAVAALPKG encoded by the coding sequence ATGGGAGAGCGCCGCGAGGGCGTGATTACGGCGTGCGGCTGTCGGCGAGGCCCTGTCAGGGTCTCGCGCCGCAACCTGCTGGCGGTGCTGGCCAGCGGCGCGGCGCTGGTCGCCTGCTCGGAGAACGCGGCGACCGGGCGCAGCCAGTTCGCGGTGGTGCCCGACGAGACCCTGCGCGAGATGGCGGACCAGGCCTGGGCCGATCTGATCAACCAGACGCCGACTTCGACCGATACCGCCATGCAGGCGCGGCTGGAGCGGGTGGGCCGCAGGATCGTCCAGGCCAGTGGGCGCACCGACCTGGACTGGCGGTTCGTCGTCTTCGATCGGCCGGAGATCAACGCCTTCGTCCTGCCGAACGGAAAAGTGGCCGCGTTCAAGGGCCTGATGGACTTCGCCCGCGACGACGACGAACTGGCGGGCGTTCTGGGCCATGAGGTCGGCCACATCCTGGCGCGCCATCCGGCCGAGCGGGTGAGCCAGCAACTGGCCGTCCAGGTCGGGGTCGGCGTGCTGCAGGCCATCCTCGCCAACGGGGACTATGGCCAGCACGCGGGCGAGATCGCCGGCGCCCTGGGCATGGGCGCGGTCTATGGGGTGATCCTGCCCTATTCCCGCAACCACGAACTGGAAGCCGACCGGCTGGGCGTGGATCTGGCGCAGCGGGCGGGCCTGGACCCGGCCGGCGCCATCCGCTTCTTCGAACGCATGGCCATCGAGGGGCGCAAGCAGCCCGAGCCGCCGGAGGTGCTGTCGACCCATCCGGCCGACGCCCACCGGCTGGCGGTGCTCAAGGAAGCCGTCGCGGCCCTGCCGAAGGGCTGA
- a CDS encoding glutathione S-transferase family protein, whose amino-acid sequence MELVIGTKRWSTWSLRPWLVLKHVGAPFTEVEIMLRQDDGRTEAEILPHSPSGMVPALKDGDLTVWDSLAICEYLAEKFPEARLWPADPALRALTRAAASEMHSGFQSLRGECPMALEAEPKVVTLSEATQKNIRRIVALWRELLARSGGPFLGGEWSIADAFYTPVATRFRTYGVHPSDYGDDGSCGAYMNRLLATPEFKAWESAARA is encoded by the coding sequence ATGGAACTCGTGATCGGAACCAAGCGGTGGTCGACCTGGTCCCTGCGCCCATGGCTGGTCCTAAAGCACGTTGGCGCGCCATTCACCGAAGTAGAAATCATGTTGCGCCAGGATGACGGGCGTACGGAAGCTGAGATCTTGCCGCACTCGCCCTCGGGGATGGTGCCGGCGCTGAAGGACGGCGACCTGACGGTCTGGGATTCACTGGCGATCTGCGAGTATCTCGCCGAGAAATTCCCCGAGGCCAGGCTGTGGCCGGCCGATCCGGCGCTGCGCGCTCTGACGCGGGCGGCGGCCAGCGAGATGCACTCCGGCTTCCAGTCGCTGCGCGGCGAGTGCCCGATGGCCCTGGAGGCCGAGCCGAAGGTCGTGACGCTGTCGGAAGCCACCCAGAAGAACATCCGCCGCATCGTGGCGCTGTGGCGCGAACTGCTGGCCCGGTCGGGCGGGCCGTTCCTGGGCGGCGAGTGGTCAATCGCCGACGCCTTCTATACGCCGGTCGCCACCAGGTTCCGGACCTATGGCGTGCATCCTTCGGACTATGGCGACGATGGCTCCTGCGGCGCCTATATGAACCGGCTGCTGGCCACCCCGGAGTTCAAGGCATGGGAGAGCGCCGCGAGGGCGTGA
- a CDS encoding spinster family MFS transporter yields MTETTAQSVDPATAAAAPAASAQPFSASYTRYAMFLLLGIYIVNFLDRAVVNILAEPIKNDLHLADWQLGLMSGLAFAIFYTVLGIPIARMAERKNRPIIIGTAVAAWSGFTVLSGSAQNFIQLVLCRIGVGVGEAGCTPPAHSLIADYVPKEKRASALAFYSMGTPLGGLLGLVMGGLVADAFGWRWAFVVAGAPGVLFALLAWFTLKEPRKVMAQHSAAIQATQASFGETLKYLGKKKTFWLIALGAAIKAFIGYGHAPFTASFFLRVHGDEVASLASAFDLKSVGFLGLALGLMGGTAGTISAWLGGQIADRYAKTDLRGYVSVPAIASLLAVPIYVIAVSVPSATAALWILVINGLIGSLWYGPVYAIGQSIVPPHMRATTAAILLFIINLIGLGLGPLAVGILSDIMSNVVGLGPAQGVRWALMLSTGFGLVAFALLWAARRTIREEMVS; encoded by the coding sequence ATGACCGAGACCACCGCACAGTCGGTTGATCCGGCCACCGCGGCCGCCGCCCCGGCGGCCAGCGCCCAGCCATTCTCCGCATCTTACACGCGGTATGCGATGTTCCTCCTGCTGGGGATCTACATCGTGAACTTCCTGGATCGCGCCGTGGTCAATATTCTGGCCGAGCCGATCAAGAACGACCTTCACCTTGCGGACTGGCAGCTCGGCCTGATGAGCGGCCTGGCGTTTGCGATTTTCTACACCGTGCTCGGCATTCCGATCGCGCGTATGGCCGAGCGTAAGAACCGGCCGATCATCATCGGCACCGCGGTCGCCGCCTGGTCCGGCTTCACCGTGCTCTCCGGCTCGGCTCAGAACTTCATCCAGCTCGTGCTCTGCCGGATCGGCGTGGGCGTGGGCGAGGCCGGCTGCACGCCGCCGGCCCACTCCCTGATCGCCGACTACGTGCCCAAGGAAAAGCGCGCCTCGGCGCTGGCCTTCTACTCCATGGGCACCCCGCTGGGCGGCCTGCTGGGCTTGGTCATGGGCGGCCTGGTGGCCGACGCCTTCGGCTGGCGCTGGGCCTTCGTGGTCGCCGGCGCGCCGGGCGTTCTCTTCGCCCTGCTCGCCTGGTTCACGCTGAAGGAACCCCGGAAGGTCATGGCCCAGCACTCCGCCGCCATCCAGGCGACCCAGGCCTCCTTCGGCGAGACCCTGAAATATCTCGGCAAGAAGAAGACCTTCTGGCTGATCGCGCTCGGCGCGGCCATCAAGGCGTTCATCGGCTACGGCCACGCCCCGTTCACCGCCTCGTTCTTCCTCCGCGTCCACGGCGACGAAGTCGCCAGCCTGGCCTCGGCCTTCGATCTGAAGTCCGTCGGCTTCCTCGGCCTGGCGCTCGGCCTCATGGGCGGCACCGCCGGCACCATCTCGGCCTGGCTCGGCGGCCAGATCGCCGACCGCTACGCCAAGACCGACCTGCGCGGCTACGTGTCGGTTCCGGCCATCGCCTCGCTGCTGGCCGTGCCGATCTACGTCATCGCCGTCAGCGTCCCGTCGGCGACCGCCGCGCTCTGGATCCTGGTGATCAACGGCCTGATCGGCTCGCTCTGGTACGGGCCGGTCTATGCGATCGGCCAGTCGATCGTGCCGCCGCACATGCGCGCGACCACCGCGGCGATCCTGCTGTTCATCATCAACCTGATCGGCCTGGGCCTTGGCCCGCTCGCCGTCGGCATCCTGTCGGACATCATGAGCAACGTCGTCGGCCTCGGCCCGGCGCAAGGCGTCCGCTGGGCGCTGATGCTCTCGACCGGCTTCGGCCTCGTCGCCTTCGCGCTCCTCTGGGCCGCGCGTCGCACGATCCGCGAAGAAATGGTCAGCTAG
- a CDS encoding nucleoside hydrolase, with the protein MTKLIFDCDPGVDDAIALFLAFASPELELLAITTTAGNVSASLTARNAAIIRQIAGREDVPIHAGADRPLFRAAVEAGAFHGESGLGPLELFTPAKGVEAGHAAQAIVDIVMAHAPGEVTLAVTGPCTNLALAMQLEPTLAARLGPVVVMGGARREGGNITASAEFNIFADPHAAQVVFASGARCVVMGLDVTHQVRADPARTAAIAAIDRPAAKASTVLLEFSNALERDIVGGTGAPIHDPCVIAYLLAPQLFTLRRCDLQVETSSPLTLGHTAVEFRLPDPAAARIEWATGADADGVFTLLTERLAR; encoded by the coding sequence GTGACCAAGCTCATCTTCGATTGCGACCCGGGCGTCGACGACGCCATCGCCCTCTTCCTCGCCTTCGCCTCGCCAGAGCTCGAGCTGCTGGCGATCACCACCACGGCCGGCAATGTCAGCGCCAGCCTGACCGCCCGCAACGCCGCGATCATTCGCCAGATCGCCGGCCGCGAGGACGTGCCGATCCACGCCGGCGCCGATCGCCCGCTCTTCCGCGCCGCGGTCGAGGCCGGCGCCTTTCACGGCGAGAGCGGCCTTGGCCCGCTGGAGCTCTTCACGCCCGCAAAGGGCGTGGAGGCCGGCCACGCCGCCCAGGCCATCGTCGATATCGTCATGGCCCACGCCCCCGGCGAGGTCACGCTCGCCGTCACCGGCCCCTGCACCAACCTGGCCCTGGCCATGCAGCTCGAACCCACCCTCGCCGCCCGGCTCGGGCCGGTGGTCGTCATGGGTGGCGCACGCCGCGAGGGCGGCAACATCACCGCCTCGGCCGAGTTCAACATCTTCGCCGATCCGCACGCGGCCCAGGTCGTCTTCGCCTCGGGCGCGCGCTGCGTGGTGATGGGGCTGGACGTCACCCACCAAGTCCGCGCCGATCCAGCCCGCACCGCCGCGATCGCAGCCATCGACAGGCCGGCGGCCAAGGCCAGCACCGTACTGCTCGAGTTCTCCAACGCCCTGGAACGCGACATCGTCGGCGGAACCGGCGCGCCGATCCACGACCCCTGCGTGATCGCCTACCTGCTCGCGCCCCAGCTCTTCACCCTGCGCCGCTGCGACCTGCAGGTGGAGACCAGCTCGCCCCTCACCCTCGGGCACACCGCGGTCGAGTTCCGGCTGCCCGATCCCGCCGCCGCGCGCATAGAATGGGCGACCGGCGCCGACGCCGACGGCGTCTTCACCCTGCTGACCGAGCGCCTCGCCAGATGA